Proteins from a single region of Desulfovibrio sp. UCD-KL4C:
- a CDS encoding folylpolyglutamate synthase/dihydrofolate synthase family protein — protein sequence MKFNNFLEFSDYLDKLGLFHMDLSLDRMEEFVSKLGVKGSFPVIHVVGTNGKGSTSTYLTNIAMEYGLKVGSFTSPHFVTPRERFTINCEMLSEYEWCHLANRVMEIGPDLGLTYFELLTCMALVAFKEHGVDLAIMEAGLGGRYDATTTIDPDMTVFTPIGLDHEKILGATIELIAADKADAMQRCGIAVTSIQTDEAMNVLRSRAAQLGVKFHLAEEMSVVSNLSPTLTGVHQMQNAHLAACAWTLFCDKKGLEFNEIHVREGIKKAFIPGRLQIAKADRTYILDGAHNFHAFKALEHELKRSKIVLDAIVFSCMKDKNIAPVKDILLGLTEGPIIACGIPENERACLPEEFTERLGPTVITAKSFDEALSLLSSGDGMVLICGSLYLLSAFYTKYPGFLIKQ from the coding sequence TTGAAATTTAATAATTTTTTAGAGTTTAGCGATTATTTGGATAAACTGGGCCTTTTTCATATGGATTTAAGCCTAGACAGAATGGAAGAATTTGTCAGTAAATTAGGGGTAAAGGGAAGTTTCCCTGTTATCCATGTAGTTGGAACTAATGGAAAAGGTTCAACCTCAACTTATTTAACAAATATTGCGATGGAGTACGGTTTAAAAGTAGGAAGTTTTACATCTCCGCATTTTGTGACCCCTCGTGAGCGGTTTACTATTAATTGTGAGATGCTGTCAGAATATGAATGGTGTCATCTTGCGAACAGGGTAATGGAAATTGGTCCTGACCTCGGGCTGACATATTTTGAACTGCTTACCTGCATGGCATTAGTCGCTTTTAAAGAACATGGGGTTGATCTTGCGATAATGGAAGCAGGACTGGGCGGACGCTATGACGCAACCACGACCATTGATCCTGATATGACGGTATTTACTCCCATCGGCCTTGATCATGAAAAAATACTTGGCGCGACAATTGAGCTTATTGCCGCTGATAAGGCTGATGCAATGCAACGATGCGGCATTGCGGTTACATCTATACAAACAGATGAAGCTATGAATGTTCTGCGTTCTCGCGCCGCGCAGCTTGGGGTTAAATTTCATCTTGCCGAGGAAATGAGCGTAGTTTCTAATTTATCACCTACGTTAACAGGTGTTCACCAAATGCAGAATGCTCATTTAGCTGCATGCGCATGGACTCTATTTTGTGATAAAAAAGGTCTGGAGTTTAATGAAATTCACGTTCGAGAAGGAATTAAAAAAGCCTTTATCCCCGGTAGATTGCAGATTGCCAAGGCTGATAGAACTTATATTTTGGATGGTGCGCATAATTTCCATGCATTTAAAGCTCTTGAGCATGAATTAAAAAGATCGAAAATTGTGCTCGATGCGATTGTGTTTTCCTGCATGAAAGATAAGAATATAGCTCCTGTGAAAGACATCTTATTAGGATTGACCGAAGGACCGATCATCGCTTGCGGTATTCCGGAAAATGAAAGAGCCTGTTTACCTGAAGAGTTTACAGAGCGGCTGGGGCCGACGGTGATAACAGCAAAGTCTTTTGATGAAGCGTTATCTTTGCTGTCTTCCGGTGACGGCATGGTACTAATATGCGGTTCCTTGTATTTGCTCTCAGCTTTTTATACAAAGTATCCGGGTTTTTTAATAAAGCAGTAA
- the selA gene encoding L-seryl-tRNA(Sec) selenium transferase, giving the protein MSNLFKLLPSVDLVLTRLEQEGELSGVPRTLVRDLVNGFIDVCREEIKSGIITAEDQLSLDVFFPRLVCYVRVGVRPHFRRVLNGTGVVVHTNLGRSILADSAVKAVTEACGAYSNLEFDLKTGERGSRYSHVEKLICDITGAESALVVNNNASAVLITLETLAAGREAVVSRGQLVEIGGSFRIPDVMLKSGAILHEVGATNRTHLRDYESAINEDTALLMKVHTSNFRVIGFTKEVSGGELVELGTKHELPVYEDLGSGNLTNFAGLGLMREPTVQEVVSEGVDVVSFSGDKVLGGPQAGIIVGKKKYIDMIKKNPLNRVVRIDKMTLAALEATLRLYLDPETAALEVPTIRMIMEKLESLKHRAQSLSRVLDSLLGESVTIDVREGVSRVGGGAFPEQDLKTFLVTVVPQGDMSVSELKERLLSSEPPLVGRIEDETFCLDPRTLTQIEYHMAAKSIAQAINLDK; this is encoded by the coding sequence TTGTCTAATCTTTTTAAATTGTTACCGTCAGTGGACTTGGTACTTACCAGATTGGAGCAGGAAGGGGAACTGAGCGGGGTACCCCGTACTCTTGTTAGAGATCTGGTTAACGGATTTATTGATGTGTGCCGCGAAGAAATAAAATCAGGAATTATTACAGCTGAGGATCAACTTTCGCTTGATGTCTTTTTTCCACGTTTAGTCTGTTATGTTCGCGTTGGCGTGCGTCCTCATTTTCGTAGAGTGTTGAACGGTACCGGCGTGGTTGTTCATACTAATCTCGGCCGTTCGATACTTGCAGATTCTGCTGTGAAAGCTGTTACAGAAGCTTGCGGAGCGTATTCAAATCTTGAATTCGATCTAAAAACAGGTGAACGGGGCAGTCGTTACAGCCATGTAGAAAAGCTTATCTGCGATATTACCGGCGCAGAATCAGCACTGGTTGTGAACAATAATGCTTCGGCAGTTCTTATTACTTTAGAAACTCTTGCCGCGGGCCGTGAGGCTGTTGTTTCACGCGGTCAGCTGGTTGAAATTGGGGGGTCATTTCGTATTCCTGATGTGATGCTCAAAAGCGGAGCTATTTTGCACGAAGTGGGTGCTACCAATAGAACTCACCTGCGTGATTACGAAAGTGCTATCAATGAAGATACCGCTCTGCTTATGAAAGTACATACCTCAAACTTCAGAGTAATCGGCTTTACTAAGGAAGTTTCCGGTGGTGAGCTGGTAGAACTGGGTACTAAGCACGAACTGCCTGTTTATGAAGATCTCGGTAGCGGTAATCTGACAAATTTTGCAGGTTTAGGCTTGATGCGTGAACCGACCGTTCAGGAAGTAGTTTCCGAAGGCGTTGATGTTGTTTCCTTCTCCGGTGATAAAGTCCTTGGCGGTCCGCAGGCCGGAATCATTGTCGGTAAAAAGAAATATATTGATATGATTAAAAAAAATCCGCTGAACAGAGTGGTTAGAATTGATAAAATGACTTTGGCTGCACTGGAAGCTACATTGCGGCTTTATTTGGACCCAGAAACAGCGGCGCTAGAAGTCCCCACCATACGCATGATTATGGAAAAGCTGGAATCTCTTAAGCATAGAGCGCAGTCTCTCTCCCGTGTTTTAGATAGTCTTTTGGGCGAGAGCGTTACTATTGATGTTCGGGAAGGTGTTTCCAGAGTCGGAGGCGGTGCATTTCCTGAGCAGGATTTAAAAACTTTTCTGGTAACGGTAGTTCCGCAGGGCGATATGTCTGTGTCGGAACTTAAAGAACGATTGCTTTCATCAGAACCTCCGCTTGTAGGGCGCATTGAAGATGAAACCTTTTGTCTTGATCCAAGGACTCTTACACAAATTGAATATCATATGGCGGCCAAGTCTATTGCACAGGCCATTAACCTCGATAAATAA
- a CDS encoding aminopeptidase, with protein MNKLLEHKTKSCWELYQDEEHQQGMDDLAARYIDFLSRCKTERETVKYVEEVLLEAGFDDYIGSDSCFRSFKGKAIFIARKGKKTLSNGFRLVGAHADTPRLDLKQHPLYDDLGLGMAKTHYYGGIRKYQWLARPLALHGLVVKTNGEKINIVIGEDPSDPVLTILDLLPHLAYKQVEKKVTDAFEAEKLNILMGHSLSFTKEEGDDTTETFTPSVKRKILEILNEKYGIIEADLFSSEMHIVPAGPARYVGLDKSMVGGYGQDDRSCVFLALEAFLAEPEPEHAQVVLFYDKEEIGSEGSTGAKSLFFEYCMEDLIEAWEPGMKLSRIMMAGKALSTDVHAAIDPDYQDVHEKLNSAYLGYGPCFCKFTGHRGKVGANDAHAEYVGWLRNILGEAEVPWQMAELGKVDIGGGGTVAKFLAVYGMDVIDFGPPVLSMHSPFELTSKVDLYATKLAFSTFLRS; from the coding sequence ATGAACAAATTGCTTGAACATAAAACTAAAAGTTGCTGGGAATTATACCAGGATGAAGAACATCAGCAGGGCATGGATGATCTTGCGGCGCGTTACATTGATTTCCTCAGCCGTTGTAAAACAGAGCGTGAAACTGTCAAATATGTAGAAGAAGTTCTGCTTGAAGCCGGATTTGATGATTACATCGGTTCCGATAGTTGCTTTCGTTCATTTAAAGGTAAGGCCATCTTTATTGCCCGCAAAGGTAAAAAGACTCTTTCCAATGGATTCAGGCTGGTCGGTGCTCACGCAGATACTCCACGCCTTGATCTGAAACAGCATCCTCTTTATGACGACCTCGGTCTCGGCATGGCTAAAACCCATTATTACGGCGGAATTAGAAAGTATCAATGGCTTGCACGCCCGCTAGCTCTGCACGGATTAGTTGTAAAAACTAATGGTGAAAAAATTAATATCGTAATCGGTGAAGATCCAAGCGATCCAGTCCTTACTATTTTAGATCTTCTGCCTCATCTTGCTTACAAGCAGGTTGAAAAAAAGGTCACTGATGCATTTGAAGCAGAAAAATTAAATATCCTTATGGGACATTCTCTTTCTTTCACTAAAGAAGAAGGTGACGACACCACTGAAACTTTTACTCCATCCGTTAAACGCAAAATTCTTGAAATATTGAACGAAAAGTATGGCATTATCGAAGCGGATCTCTTCAGCTCTGAAATGCACATCGTACCTGCCGGACCTGCCCGCTACGTGGGACTAGATAAGTCTATGGTAGGTGGATACGGACAGGATGACCGTTCTTGCGTATTTTTAGCTCTTGAAGCATTTCTTGCTGAACCTGAGCCGGAACATGCACAGGTTGTGTTGTTCTATGATAAAGAAGAAATCGGTTCCGAAGGTTCAACCGGAGCTAAATCCCTTTTCTTTGAATATTGCATGGAAGATCTCATTGAAGCTTGGGAACCTGGTATGAAGCTCTCCCGCATTATGATGGCGGGTAAAGCTCTTTCAACAGACGTACATGCCGCCATTGATCCTGACTATCAGGATGTACATGAAAAACTTAATTCAGCTTACCTCGGTTATGGACCGTGTTTCTGCAAATTTACCGGACACAGAGGAAAGGTCGGAGCAAATGATGCTCATGCCGAATATGTGGGCTGGTTGCGTAATATTCTTGGCGAAGCAGAAGTCCCATGGCAGATGGCTGAACTAGGTAAGGTCGACATCGGCGGTGGCGGAACTGTTGCTAAGTTCTTAGCTGTTTACGGAATGGATGTTATTGATTTCGGGCCTCCGGTTCTCTCTATGCACAGCCCTTTTGAGCTGACAAGTAAAGTTGACCTTTATGCTACCAAGCTGGCTTTCAGTACTTTTTTAAGGAGCTAA
- the selB gene encoding selenocysteine-specific translation elongation factor, with amino-acid sequence MPVVMGTAGHIDHGKTSLIKALTGTDCDRLAEEKKRGITIELGFASLDLGGDRQLSIIDVPGHEKFVKNMVAGAAGIDFVLLVIAADEGVMPQTREHLEICTLLGIERGFVVLTKVDMVDEEWLELVKEDVREFLAPSFLAEGPIYGVSSHTGQGLDELKIALADFMDNFASKRRTDLARLPIDRVFTMKGHGTVVTGTLISGQLSVGDDIIIYPAMTETKVRSLQSHGGSVEKAPAGRRTAVNLHGVEVDDIERGEVLGRPNTLFPSTVWDVEITCLPSSPRSLKHRKEVHFHHGSKETMAKVYFMDREKLSKGERAVCQIRFDQPMTGVYGDRIVIRSFSPLRTIAGGSIINPLGRKVKRFSGDVKRLESLIEAAPEDLILTQLELAGDAGLNFQELSIMTDVASKPLEKMLQSLGGQQKIFLFDKEERSFIFGGHYENLVSGFIKYLEDFHKKEPMKAGVSKSEISSAWGKKLSAKLFHSIVERLTKKEEIIVAQDIIHLPGHKVSMASDQQKLRGILLDAYEKGGLTPANVKDILEPLDLIFKEAAPVFKLLQDEGLIVRINDSLYFATSAIEKLKAILEGYFANNLEMGPPDFKELTNLSRKFAIPLLEFMDKEKFTMRVGDKRRLRKQV; translated from the coding sequence ATGCCTGTAGTTATGGGGACAGCTGGCCATATTGATCACGGTAAGACCAGCTTGATTAAGGCTCTTACCGGAACAGATTGTGACAGACTCGCTGAAGAGAAAAAGCGTGGCATCACCATAGAACTCGGTTTTGCAAGTCTTGATCTTGGCGGTGATCGTCAACTCAGTATTATTGATGTTCCCGGTCATGAGAAGTTTGTTAAAAATATGGTTGCCGGAGCGGCAGGCATTGATTTTGTTCTGTTGGTAATAGCTGCGGATGAAGGGGTAATGCCTCAGACCCGTGAGCATTTGGAAATATGCACTCTGCTTGGCATTGAGCGTGGCTTTGTGGTGCTGACCAAAGTTGATATGGTTGATGAAGAGTGGCTTGAACTTGTTAAAGAAGACGTTCGTGAATTTCTGGCCCCCAGCTTTTTAGCTGAGGGGCCGATTTACGGAGTTTCATCTCATACCGGACAAGGGCTTGATGAACTTAAAATCGCGCTTGCGGATTTTATGGACAACTTTGCCTCTAAAAGAAGAACCGACCTTGCTAGGCTTCCTATAGATCGAGTTTTTACAATGAAAGGGCACGGCACTGTAGTGACAGGCACGCTCATTTCCGGTCAACTTTCAGTGGGGGATGATATAATTATCTATCCTGCCATGACCGAAACGAAAGTTCGCAGTTTACAATCGCATGGCGGAAGCGTTGAAAAAGCTCCTGCCGGACGTAGAACTGCGGTTAACCTGCATGGCGTAGAAGTCGATGACATTGAACGCGGTGAAGTGCTGGGCAGGCCGAACACGCTTTTTCCGTCAACAGTATGGGATGTTGAGATTACCTGCCTTCCGTCTTCACCTAGATCACTTAAGCATCGTAAAGAAGTTCATTTTCACCACGGTTCAAAAGAAACTATGGCGAAAGTTTATTTTATGGACCGAGAAAAACTTTCCAAAGGTGAACGGGCAGTCTGCCAGATTCGTTTTGATCAGCCCATGACCGGAGTTTATGGCGATAGAATCGTAATTCGCTCATTCTCTCCGCTGAGGACCATTGCAGGGGGAAGTATTATAAATCCTCTTGGAAGGAAGGTTAAACGGTTCTCAGGTGATGTTAAGCGCTTAGAATCACTGATTGAGGCTGCTCCAGAAGATTTGATTCTCACTCAACTTGAACTTGCGGGTGACGCAGGACTTAATTTTCAAGAACTTTCCATTATGACCGATGTGGCATCCAAGCCCCTTGAAAAGATGTTGCAGTCATTAGGCGGTCAGCAGAAAATATTCCTGTTCGATAAAGAAGAACGCAGTTTTATTTTCGGTGGTCATTATGAAAACCTTGTAAGCGGTTTCATAAAATATCTCGAAGATTTTCATAAAAAAGAACCCATGAAAGCTGGAGTCTCCAAAAGCGAAATCAGCTCAGCATGGGGCAAGAAGCTATCTGCCAAGCTTTTCCATTCCATAGTTGAAAGGTTGACTAAAAAGGAAGAAATCATTGTAGCTCAGGATATTATTCATTTGCCCGGGCATAAAGTTTCAATGGCATCCGACCAGCAGAAATTGCGCGGTATCCTACTTGATGCTTATGAAAAGGGCGGACTGACTCCTGCCAACGTTAAAGATATTCTTGAACCGCTTGATCTGATATTTAAAGAGGCCGCGCCTGTATTTAAACTTTTACAGGATGAAGGGCTGATCGTCAGAATAAATGACAGTTTATATTTTGCTACGTCCGCAATTGAAAAACTTAAAGCAATTCTTGAGGGTTACTTCGCAAACAATTTAGAAATGGGGCCGCCCGATTTTAAAGAGCTTACGAATCTCTCCAGAAAATTTGCCATCCCGCTGCTTGAGTTTATGGATAAAGAAAAGTTCACCATGCGGGTGGGGGATAAGCGCAGGCTTAGAAAGCAGGTGTAG
- a CDS encoding pentapeptide repeat-containing protein: MGCCIGAKHNNWCADYDVVYVDGDGKEYCIFHAPANCKFVEKYVEGVGEKPELISGEEFNELVFARIQGVIDAGEDEERDKWDWVNWNPRCNFAGTIFFADISFIEFNGEEGKYLPSINFLSSQFRGYAYFDSSQFRGYASFSSSQFRGSASFYSSQFRGSAYFYSSQFRGSASFSSSQFRGSAGFDSSQFRGYAYFDSSQFRGDAYFYSSQFRGSASFYSSQFRGSASFLSSQFRGGGRFW; this comes from the coding sequence ATGGGGTGTTGTATAGGGGCGAAGCATAACAATTGGTGTGCTGATTATGATGTCGTTTATGTTGATGGGGACGGGAAAGAATATTGTATTTTTCATGCTCCGGCTAATTGTAAGTTTGTAGAGAAGTATGTTGAGGGCGTTGGGGAAAAGCCTGAATTAATATCTGGTGAAGAATTTAATGAGTTGGTTTTTGCTCGGATTCAGGGGGTTATTGATGCTGGGGAGGATGAGGAGCGGGATAAGTGGGATTGGGTAAATTGGAATCCCCGTTGTAATTTTGCGGGGACAATTTTCTTTGCAGATATTTCATTTATTGAATTTAATGGAGAAGAAGGTAAATATTTACCATCGATAAATTTTCTTTCTAGCCAGTTCCGTGGTTATGCCTATTTTGATTCTAGTCAGTTCCGTGGTTATGCCTCTTTTTCTTCTAGCCAGTTCCGTGGTTCAGCCTCTTTTTATTCTAGCCAGTTCCGTGGTTCTGCCTATTTTTATTCTAGCCAGTTCCGTGGTTCAGCCTCTTTTTCTTCTAGCCAGTTCCGTGGTTCTGCCGGTTTTGATTCTAGCCAGTTCCGTGGTTATGCCTATTTTGATTCTAGCCAGTTCCGTGGTGATGCCTATTTTTATTCTAGCCAGTTCCGTGGTTCAGCCTCTTTTTATTCTAGCCAGTTCCGTGGTTCTGCCTCTTTTCTTTCTAGCCAGTTCCGGGGGGGGGGGAGATTTTGGTGA
- a CDS encoding pentapeptide repeat-containing protein encodes MVQPLFILASSVVLPLFFLASSGGGGDFGDSESRKQIKFNDSIFHNMSFDNMEFKGPAYFDNVTFEETVSFVRSIFHDYSNFEKAKFLKEAIFKHALFKEWTYFRNVSFNGKTSFAGTISKEKILIEATNLSNMFFAETNIESFKFLECEWDKGEDGINLVYDEVKQDELETKNSTLEEIYRRLKKVARENADEEQTSAWHYKEKEMKKREADSAFFFPAIITTFLTFIAFLICCGLLESTAPLFPLIVLIPTALAIPCFLIQNQNKKFKLKYKYVPKSKNWFSKIYLNIYYWISGYGENPLRAGVLFVVLVSLPFMINFFTGFKDGADWVKHAMWYMPLLKVNFPKSASFEGLQYFWKGVSVSLITIQAALFAFALRNKLRR; translated from the coding sequence GTGGTTCAGCCTCTTTTTATTCTAGCCAGTTCCGTGGTTCTGCCTCTTTTCTTTCTAGCCAGTTCCGGGGGGGGGGGAGATTTTGGTGATTCAGAATCACGTAAGCAGATTAAATTTAATGATTCAATCTTTCATAACATGTCATTTGATAATATGGAATTTAAAGGTCCTGCGTATTTTGATAATGTCACATTTGAAGAAACTGTTTCGTTTGTTCGATCAATTTTTCATGATTATTCAAATTTTGAAAAAGCAAAATTTTTAAAAGAAGCAATATTCAAACATGCTTTGTTTAAAGAGTGGACATATTTTAGAAATGTTTCTTTTAACGGTAAAACATCATTTGCCGGAACAATTTCTAAAGAGAAGATTTTAATTGAAGCTACTAATCTTTCAAATATGTTTTTTGCTGAGACTAATATTGAATCATTTAAATTTTTAGAATGTGAATGGGACAAAGGCGAAGATGGCATTAATTTAGTTTATGATGAAGTTAAGCAGGATGAATTAGAAACTAAAAATTCAACTCTTGAAGAAATTTATCGCCGCCTGAAAAAAGTCGCCCGTGAGAACGCGGATGAAGAACAAACTTCTGCTTGGCATTATAAAGAAAAGGAAATGAAAAAAAGAGAAGCGGATTCTGCCTTCTTTTTCCCTGCAATCATAACAACATTCCTCACATTTATAGCCTTCTTAATTTGTTGCGGGTTGCTGGAGAGCACTGCTCCTTTATTTCCTTTAATTGTCCTAATTCCTACAGCATTAGCTATTCCGTGTTTTCTTATTCAAAATCAAAATAAAAAATTCAAGCTTAAGTATAAATATGTTCCGAAAAGCAAAAACTGGTTCTCAAAAATTTATCTCAATATTTATTACTGGATCAGCGGATACGGTGAGAACCCTCTTCGTGCCGGAGTTCTTTTCGTTGTGCTTGTTTCACTACCATTTATGATTAATTTTTTTACAGGTTTTAAAGATGGAGCGGATTGGGTTAAACATGCAATGTGGTACATGCCTTTGCTTAAAGTAAACTTTCCTAAAAGTGCTAGTTTTGAAGGATTGCAGTATTTCTGGAAAGGAGTATCCGTCTCGCTCATCACCATCCAAGCCGCCTTATTCGCTTTCGCCCTGCGAAATAAACTTCGCCGCTAA
- a CDS encoding Fur family transcriptional regulator, which produces MNTDRRLNDILDNLRNRGNRLTPQRVAIIKAIVETESHPPVEQIHSEIKRNFPTTSLATVYKTIKLLKESGEILELEFGDDGSRYDGRKPYSHPHMICSKCGSITDLEIDNFDSYVSQMAQSSDFQVETHRFDIFGICSNCKK; this is translated from the coding sequence ATGAATACTGATAGACGACTAAACGACATTCTTGACAATCTACGTAACCGTGGCAACAGGCTGACTCCTCAGCGTGTTGCTATTATTAAGGCTATTGTGGAAACCGAAAGTCATCCTCCGGTCGAGCAGATTCATTCTGAAATTAAGAGAAATTTTCCAACTACGTCTCTTGCAACTGTCTATAAAACCATAAAATTACTGAAAGAATCAGGTGAAATACTTGAGCTTGAATTTGGTGATGATGGCAGTAGATATGATGGACGCAAGCCTTACTCCCATCCTCACATGATTTGTTCCAAGTGCGGATCAATTACAGATCTCGAAATCGATAACTTCGATTCTTACGTCAGTCAGATGGCACAAAGTTCAGACTTTCAGGTCGAAACTCATCGATTTGATATTTTCGGAATTTGTTCAAACTGTAAAAAATAA
- a CDS encoding catalase: protein MKKKEKLTTNSGAPVPDNQNAMTAGPRGPMLLQDVWFLEKLAHFDREVIPERRMHAKGSGAYGTFTVTHDITKYTRANIFSEIGKKTDMFVRFSTVAGERGAADAERDIRGFAMKFYTDEGNWDLVGNNTPVFFLRDPLKFPDLNHVVKRDPRTNMRSAKNNWDFWTSLPEALHQVTITMSERGIPMSFRHMHGFGSHTFSFINAENERYWVKFHFRTQQGIKNLTDEEAAKVIGMCRESNQRDLYESIENKDFPRWKLFVQIMPEKDAATYKHNPFDLTKVWFHEDYPLIEVGEFELNRNPENYFAEVEQAAFNPANVVPGISFSPDKMLQGRLFSYGDTQRYRLGVNHHLIPVNASRCPFHSYHRDGTMRVDGNHGSTLGYEPNSYGEWEEQPDFSEPPLDINGAVDHWNHREDEDYYSQPGMLFRLMNPEQQQALFDNTARAMGDAPKEIKVRHIGNCMKADPDYGKGVAEALGIAMCDLDK, encoded by the coding sequence ATGAAGAAGAAAGAAAAATTAACTACTAATTCCGGTGCACCTGTTCCAGATAATCAAAATGCTATGACAGCGGGCCCTCGCGGTCCAATGTTGTTGCAGGATGTCTGGTTTCTTGAAAAACTTGCTCATTTCGATAGAGAAGTAATTCCTGAGCGACGCATGCATGCTAAAGGTTCAGGAGCATACGGCACTTTCACTGTAACTCATGACATCACCAAATATACTCGTGCTAATATTTTTTCTGAAATCGGAAAAAAGACAGATATGTTTGTGCGTTTTTCAACCGTTGCAGGTGAACGCGGAGCGGCGGATGCAGAGCGTGATATTCGTGGTTTTGCAATGAAATTTTATACTGATGAAGGAAACTGGGACCTTGTGGGTAATAATACTCCCGTATTTTTTCTGCGTGATCCTTTAAAATTCCCCGATCTTAACCATGTTGTTAAACGTGACCCCCGCACGAATATGCGGAGCGCAAAAAACAATTGGGATTTCTGGACTTCACTTCCTGAAGCATTGCATCAGGTAACAATTACCATGAGCGAGCGCGGTATTCCGATGAGCTTCCGCCATATGCATGGGTTCGGTAGTCATACTTTCAGTTTTATTAATGCTGAAAATGAACGCTATTGGGTGAAATTCCATTTTCGCACTCAGCAGGGCATTAAGAATCTAACTGACGAAGAGGCCGCAAAGGTTATCGGCATGTGCCGTGAAAGTAATCAGCGTGATCTTTATGAGAGTATAGAAAATAAGGATTTCCCACGTTGGAAGCTGTTTGTACAGATCATGCCGGAAAAAGATGCCGCTACCTATAAGCATAATCCGTTCGATTTAACCAAAGTCTGGTTTCATGAAGATTATCCGCTAATAGAAGTCGGTGAATTTGAACTTAATCGTAATCCTGAAAATTATTTTGCTGAAGTGGAACAGGCTGCATTCAATCCGGCAAATGTTGTTCCGGGCATAAGTTTCTCACCTGATAAAATGCTACAAGGGCGTTTGTTTTCTTACGGAGACACTCAACGCTATCGGCTTGGTGTGAATCATCACCTTATTCCTGTAAACGCCTCCCGTTGCCCGTTTCACAGCTATCATCGTGACGGAACTATGCGTGTCGACGGTAATCATGGCAGTACCTTGGGATATGAACCTAACAGTTATGGCGAATGGGAAGAACAGCCGGACTTTTCTGAGCCGCCTCTTGATATCAACGGAGCTGTGGACCATTGGAATCATCGTGAAGATGAAGATTATTATTCACAGCCAGGTATGTTGTTCAGGCTTATGAATCCTGAACAGCAACAAGCTTTATTTGATAATACTGCACGTGCTATGGGCGATGCTCCGAAAGAAATTAAAGTTCGCCATATAGGCAATTGTATGAAGGCTGATCCTGATTATGGAAAGGGCGTTGCAGAAGCTCTCGGCATCGCAATGTGTGATTTAGATAAATAA